The sequence cctgaggtaccactttagctaatggggcctcccgctgccgccacacgatttctgttctcatcctgaggtaaagttaggtactatttctgggttagcggagtctgtaacctgaagcgtctgtaacctgaagcgtttgtacaCACTTTCAGACTTAAGGCACATAATCGTGAACGGAAAAGCACAGTTTGGAAGGCTGTTTCCTTCCCTGATACAAAATACACCCAGTGGAAGAGGAGGGCAGTCACCACATGTTGGCCAGGAATAAGGTGCTCATTTTCCTCACATTGGCCCCATGGACCACACAGAACAATTAAGacactgtcttttttttttttattatataagatatttattaaagtttcaacattttacaaaaataagaaaaaaggaagaaaaaaaagaaaaaagaaaatacaaagtaaaaacagttaaaaacagatcagtttttccaaatcttatctttcatttgcttgtttccctgacctcctcacacctcccttttttgtattccagttcaattagttaattcagcaaaacctttccctctttgattttatcttaatcttttatcttaatatattatagctttatattatcacctgttaacaaaccattttacatattcctttataacattgctactaaaaaccgcttaacttcaatccaacatcattctaacattcattaattttgcagtgtttctgtaaatagtctttaaatttcttccaatcttcttccaccgactcttctccctggtctcggattctgccggtcatttccgccagttccatatatagtccatcaccttcatctgccacaatTAAGCCACTGTCAAATGGCTTGCCTTGCTCCTTCCACGTTCTGCAATAAGCATAGATGATTTATTCTTCCTGCAGCAGGTGGAAGGAGACTACGTGGCTGAGAAGTGAAGGTGGGAACAGGCCTTGGAGAGAGATGTCTTTCCTCCCCGGATTTTCAGAGCGccttctcaaaaaaaaaaggCGGCGCAGAGCAAGATTCTGATGTTACTCTCAGCACCCCTGTGGAtcacagctccctccctccctccctccctccaccccacctggAAACTCTTTCAGTCTCCCGGGAGCATAAGACCGGCTGCAAATAAAACTTTTATTATAAAAGTACTTGCTCACATACAGCACTCTGAATGTGGAAGAAatcttctggggttttttggaTCTTGTACCAGAGAAAAGAAGGCATGTCTGTGCTCATTAAAaacagggggcggggggggggggagagatcttaGAGAGAAATAGATGTTGAGGAGATCAAAACAAGCAGACATTTAAattgctttctctctgtgtgaatcCAACCCTAAGCTGCTCTCTACTCATGGAAGAATCTTTCGCTTTCATATCTAGCCTGTGTTCCGAAGACTCACAGCACTGTAAGTAATTTCCTAAGATTACTCTCCCATTGATTTATTGCACTGGGTGCTCTGGGGCCCTCCAGTCTTACTACCTGCCCTGAAACAAAGAGGTATCACACCAAAAGGAAGTTTGTGGATTGGATCCAGCTCCTGAACCAATTTTGCTTGGCTCACACTGTCCCAATCGAACTTTAATTAAGGCgtgtttaaaatgcatttctcatAGTTTCACTTgtaaggcaaaagaaaaaagaaaattgcttTCAAACATCACATTGTTCAACCCAATAATGTTACACTTCTTTTTGGGTCCTGCATGCAATTCCTCAATGGTTGGCACTTAGAGACTTTTATTATAAGGTCAGGCAATTCTAGGCTTACTATACGTCAGGAAAACTCCTGACATGTCCTGTTGCtgatgtcaggaattttactttttgaaatatggcaaccctaggcgaCTCAAAATATGGACCACATTTGGATAATAAAATGACCGGGGGGAGGATACATTACATGAAGCCTCTCCAACTGGTGCCCACCCTTTCACCACCCTTAAAACTTCTGTGATTTCCTTGAGCTGTTTTGCTAAATTGGGTAAAAAATAGAAGGGGGCAGCTTAAATTAGAAGATGAgattggtttaaaaaaaaccaagcttGTGCAAAACCAAGAAACCCAAACCTTTAAAATTCTACACATTTGTTGAAAGTTTTCAATGTAATGCAAGTTATTCAGGctataaaaaaaagaatatgcaTTGTCAAGAACATGCATAGTAAATAagggcaacataaaaatacaaatggggacgcaggtggcgctgtgggtaaaacctcagtgcctagggcttgccgatcgtacggtcggcagttcgaatccccgcggcggggtgagctcccgtcgttcggtcccagctcctgcccacctagcagttcgaaagcacccttaagtgcaagtaaataaataggtactgctctggcgggaaggtaaacggcatttccgtgcgctgtgctggtgccacctcgccagatgcagcttcgtcacactggccacgtgacctggaagtgtcctcggacagcgctggcccccggcctcttaagcgagatgggcgcgcaaccccagagtcggtcacgactggcccgtacgggcaggggtacctttacctttacaaaaatacaaagcagCAAAGGTGCACTCAGGgcaggattatttatttatttattagcaacCAGACACTCATAGAGGCCCCACTCAATGAATCATCTTACATTTTTCAAGCAAATGGGCTCACTTAATAAAGGGaggttgggatggggggggggacggatgTTCTGCAGGCCAAAACAAGCCCGTCCTCTCAATAAATAAGTACCATATATgcttgttgggacgcgggtggcgctgtgggttaaaccacagagcttaggacttactgatcagaaggtcggcagttcgaatccccatgacgggttgagctcccgttgttcagtccctgctcctgccaacctagcagttcggaagcacgtcaaagtgcaagtagataaataggtaccgctccagcgggaaggtaaacggcatttccgtgtgctgctctggttcgccagaagcggctcggtcatgctgtacaccggctccctcggccaataaagcgagatgcgcgccgcaaccccagagttggtcacgactggacctagtggtcagggctccctttacctttttatgcttaTTGGAGTGAATGAGGATGCTTACAAAAATCCTATTCAAGTTTCAGAGGGTCTCTCCAGACAAgtgtgttttttgtattttgcaaCCTATCATTGACACAACAATGGTGTGTTAGTGGCAGATTTATACTGGACATCAttctgcatttttgttgttgttgttgttgttgttctgtgatATATCTCCAGTGTTACCTTATTAGCAtcattctgaaatcctggacaccTGATTGTGTTTTTCAAAACAACGTGACACCACAATGTGATTTCGGTTCAAAAAATGCAACCCAAATATGCATATTTTGTGCAGTATGCACAAAGCACATAATTTAAGGGGAAATTAATTGAAAAGCTTACACAAAGGTGCCTTTAAGGAGAAGAAgacatacaaaatgtgtataaaatacatacaatttagaaggtgtttttttttttacttttttatctgCAAAAAGTGGATGGGACAGACCTATGGTTGAGCACATTCAAAACTGTCATGAAGTGGAAATAGGGTGATTTGTCTATCCTTAGCTTGTGAGCTTCCTTATTCCGAGACATCTGACTGGCCAGTGTTGGAAACAGCAGGCTGGTCTAGATGAAACATCTGATTTGAAAAAGCCTTTTCTTACATTCAAATGGAGAGCAAAGAGAACTGTGGAACATGGAAAGAAAAGGTAGAGAAAAGACTTGTGAATTTGGGAACAAAAATGTGATATGGGATGCAAagagggaagaaaggagagagtactatggggtgagggaagatgatATCAGGGATGGAGCAGAGAGAATGAAGAGGGGACCTGCTATGGAGCGCTCAGGGAGAAAGCATTTAAAAGATAATTGGTTAAAAAGAAAGTGTTGGGTAACGAAGGAGTGTAGCCCTCCTCCTGAGCTAATAAAAAATATGGTTATGGATTAGTCACCAGTTCTGCTCCAAGATATGatttggggagaagagaggagggaggggctgTTCTTTATCAAGGACAAGAAAGCCAGAACCACTACTGACACTGGCTGTACCTTCCAGAACTGTAACTCAAAGACTTGTGCCTGAGcttgcttttccctcctccctcccattcaTTCTTTTCTTGTGTGTCATGTCCttttagattgtgagcctgaGGACAGGGGCCACTGAAGAACTGGTTTTTGTAAGCTGCGTTGAGAGCTTtttgggcagggtacaaatgcaCCGGCAAATAAATCACAGTGTgcttttggtggggagggggtggctcccatcTAATTTGGTGGTTCTTGATTTTAAAAGGGAAGTTGGGATAGAAGCCTGCCAGGCGAGTGTGAGCCCTGGCACACTGTCTTGCCAGGCTCATcatcttacaaaatatgaaataatccaaacagacctataagcaaaggtCTCCCTCTTCACAGCCTACATTCCAGCCTCCAGACGGTTTGCTCTCCCTTCCAAGGAGCTTATTTTACATCTTCACTGAGTTTGAAACCACTCAAAAGCAACCCAATACCTTAttcacatgatctaaggttacaccactcacatgttagctaccagagaaACAACGATCAGTTAATCATTGACTTAGCAAGAACTCAAAAGTGCTTGCCCCGGCTTTCAATACAGCCTCATGGAAAATCCCCATGTTAGCAACAATCATTAATACACATAGCCATTCCCATTTCAGTAAATTAAACAATATTACTTAAAAGGGTAGCCTTTTCCTGACCCCTTTGGGATACAAGTGGGGCATCAAAATTAAAAACGATAGACATCATGAAAATCTTCAACTCCGTCTTGATCGCAGTGAGTTCTTTGTTCCTTCGGTAGCACTAGGACAGAGAGTAGCCCATGTTGCCCCGACCGTCATGGCAAAAAGTCAGGGATAATAGGAATTATAGTACAGCAACATATGGTGACCCCCTGCTCTAATGCTTTGTTATTGTCTTCTTACCTATGAATGGGGTTAACCTTTCTGGTTCTCTGCCTGCGCAAGTGTTTTATCTTCAGATTACCCTTCTTTCGGGGGTTGGTAATGTGCTTGTTCTCCCCACTGCCCTTTTCGTTCTCTCAATATGTTGTACATGATTATGAGGCAACGTGACAATGGCCTACACAAGGAGAAAGCTGGGGATGGGGGGAGATGCCACCATCCCCCCTTTATCCAGCAAAGACTAATCTGCTTATTTTGCTTGTCCTTCAGAGAGAAGAGTGGAAGAAACAGGGTGATGAGAAACCAAACACACACTGCAGAATTCATCCTGATCGGCTTCTCAACAACAAGGGGGTTGCAGAATGTTCTGTTTGCACCATGCCTGGCATTCTACCTGGTTTTGTTAGGTGGAAACACTGCTATTGTTACAATGGCCTGTCTGGATCCTCGTCTTCACACACCTATGTATTTCTTCCTGTGTAATTTCTCTGTGGGAGAGACTCTGGTCACATCCACTGTGGTCCCCAGAATGTTGGCAGGCCTAATGGTGGAAAGAAGCGCTATCTCCTTTGGAGGGTGCTTGGCTCAATTCTACTTCTATTTTTCGCTGGGATCCACAACCTTCCTTCTGCTGGCTGTAATGTCAATTGACCGCTACGTGGCCATTTGCCATCCTCTGCATTACTCTGTCATTCTGAGCAGCAGAGTTTGCATCCAGCTTGCCCTTGGATCCTGGGCGGTTCCCTTTCTTTTCATGATTCCCCCAACCATATTCAGGTCCCTGCTATCCTTTTGCAGCTCTAATCAGATTGACCACTTCTTCTGCGATAACGCACCCTTGCTCAAGCTCTCCTGCTCGGACACCCGCCTCATTGAGCTTGGGGACTTCCTCCTTGCGATTCTGTTTGTCTTAAGCTCTTTTGTTGTCATAATAGCATCCTACGTCGCTATCATCTCCACCATTCTGAAGATCCCCTCTAACACTGGTCGGCAGAAGACCTTCTCCACCTGCACCTCACATCTCATTGTGGTGGGCATCGGCTATGGCACTGCTATCTTCATCTACGTGAGGCCTGGCAAGAGCCACTCCACAGATATGAACAAAATGGTAGCCCTCTTGACGGCTGTAGTGACCCCATTCCTAAGTCCC is a genomic window of Podarcis muralis chromosome 17, rPodMur119.hap1.1, whole genome shotgun sequence containing:
- the LOC114588028 gene encoding olfactory receptor 6V1-like — translated: MLYMIMRQRDNGLHKEKAGDGGRCHHPPFIQQRLICLFCLSFREKSGRNRVMRNQTHTAEFILIGFSTTRGLQNVLFAPCLAFYLVLLGGNTAIVTMACLDPRLHTPMYFFLCNFSVGETLVTSTVVPRMLAGLMVERSAISFGGCLAQFYFYFSLGSTTFLLLAVMSIDRYVAICHPLHYSVILSSRVCIQLALGSWAVPFLFMIPPTIFRSLLSFCSSNQIDHFFCDNAPLLKLSCSDTRLIELGDFLLAILFVLSSFVVIIASYVAIISTILKIPSNTGRQKTFSTCTSHLIVVGIGYGTAIFIYVRPGKSHSTDMNKMVALLTAVVTPFLSPFIFTLRNQKVKEVFSDWLGNLRGLQRTKL